In a genomic window of Magnolia sinica isolate HGM2019 chromosome 16, MsV1, whole genome shotgun sequence:
- the LOC131229412 gene encoding kinesin-like protein KIN-13A isoform X2: MGGQIHQSNAAAAAALYDAGLASSDTSDAVMARWLQSAGLQHLASPLASTGIDHRLLSNLLMQKPLKLNLGTSNCITTCLLVGFVVEL; this comes from the exons ATGGGTGGCCAGATCCATCAAAGCAATGCTGCAGCGGCGGCCGCTCTGTACGATGCGGGGCTTGCGAGCAGTGACACAAGTGATGCAGTCATGGCACGGTGGCTCCAGTCCGCAGGGTTGCAGCATCTGGCTTCTCCATTGGCCTCGACTGGGATCGACCATCGCCTCCTTTCCAATCTCCTCATGCAG AAACCCCTGAAACTGAACCTGGGCACGAGCAATTGTATCACTACTTGTCTTTTGGTTGGCTTTGTGGTGGAATTATAG
- the LOC131229412 gene encoding kinesin-like protein KIN-13A isoform X1, with the protein MGGQIHQSNAAAAAALYDAGLASSDTSDAVMARWLQSAGLQHLASPLASTGIDHRLLSNLLMQGYGAQSAEEKQKLFKLLRNLNFNGELYCYRNP; encoded by the exons ATGGGTGGCCAGATCCATCAAAGCAATGCTGCAGCGGCGGCCGCTCTGTACGATGCGGGGCTTGCGAGCAGTGACACAAGTGATGCAGTCATGGCACGGTGGCTCCAGTCCGCAGGGTTGCAGCATCTGGCTTCTCCATTGGCCTCGACTGGGATCGACCATCGCCTCCTTTCCAATCTCCTCATGCAG GGTTATGGAGCACAATCTGCCGAGGAAAAGCAGAAGCTTTTTAAATTGCTGAGGAACCTGAATTTCAATGGTGAATTGTATTGCTACAGAAACCCCTGA